CAATATTCAACTGGGTGCGATTGAGCGATTTGATGAGGAGCGGAACGGTGAAAAAACTCACTAGCTTGAGGGGCTACATAGACAGCAAAGTCCCTTTTCTCAAAGATAACCCTGAAAACCTGTATTTATTTGTTGAAAATGGACGGATTATTTCCACGTTGGAAGAAACGCCCAGCTTTGAATATGAATACACCGCCAATATTATTATCGAACACTACAGCGGTGACCAAAATGTGTTAATTGCCGTGGTAAATGATTGGCTAAGAAAAAATCAATCCGATATTTCAGCAAACCCGACAAAGCGCCAACAAGACTTTAAATTTGAAGCCGTGATTTTAGATAACACCACTGCCCATATCAGTATTGAATTAAATCTTACTGAGCGTGTGCTTGCTATTGATAAAGACGGTAAATATGTGATTGAGGCAATACCTGAGCCAGTGGATCCCTTTGATGAATGGCAAACAACACGATGAATGACGACACATTGCGGCAGCTTGATAGTGAGTTAACACATTTATTAAATCGAATGTCACAAGGCCAGCGCAGGCAGCTTGCCAAAGAAATCACCCGAGATTTACGTCGTTCTCAAATTAGGCGCATTCAACAGCAGAAAAACCCCGATGGTAGCCCATACACCAAACGCAAGGCCAGCTTTGTCACCGTGCAGCGCGAAATCCAATTTATGTGGCACGGTCAAAAACGTACCTTGCGTAACTGGCGCGGTAATAGCAAAACAATCACAGGGCAAGATGCGAATAAAAAAGCCCAACGCTCATTTCGCAAGTCAGATATTCAGCGTTATATCAGCATCAAGAAAGATAAAATCAGTACAGCGCGTAAAACCAAGCAAACCCGCATGTTTAAAAAGCTCGCCACTGCCCGTTTTTTACGTGCCTTTAGCAGCGATAAAGAAGCCGCGATTTATTTTTTACCCTCTGCGGGAAATATTGCAGGCGTGCATCAATTTGGCTTAACAGAACGTATTGGCAATGCAAAAATCACCTACCCATCCCGCCAGTTGCTAGGGCTGACGCCACAAGAAATCAGGCATATCGAAAGCCAGATTATTGATTTTCTCTCACGATAATTTGTATCACAGACAGCACAAAAGGCATTGGCTGCAATCAATGCGCTATCAATGGCACGCTTAAGAAAATTATTTTTTTGAGGTTGCCATGCGCAAATACATTCCGCTGATCCCTGCTCTATTTGTCATTTTTTATTCACTGGTTGTTTTTTTTGATATGGGTGTAGGAAACTATATTTCTGTGGTGATCATCAATACCTGCGTTTCACTTCACGGCTTTAAATTGTTTTTCACTCTCGCACCTTTTTTATCCAATAAAGATTATGAATATACATTTGAGGGTGCAGAAAAACTCCTCATACCGTTTGATGAGTGGATTTATCGAATGGCGATTTTATTGACAACGATTGGTGTAATTATCTTAATCATAACAAGTCAGTGGGTTGTCGTGCCGTTCTTTGTATTTTGGTGTTTTTGGCAGGGG
The window above is part of the Providencia sp. R33 genome. Proteins encoded here:
- a CDS encoding phage tail protein; this encodes MKKLTSLRGYIDSKVPFLKDNPENLYLFVENGRIISTLEETPSFEYEYTANIIIEHYSGDQNVLIAVVNDWLRKNQSDISANPTKRQQDFKFEAVILDNTTAHISIELNLTERVLAIDKDGKYVIEAIPEPVDPFDEWQTTR
- a CDS encoding phage virion morphogenesis protein, whose product is MANNTMNDDTLRQLDSELTHLLNRMSQGQRRQLAKEITRDLRRSQIRRIQQQKNPDGSPYTKRKASFVTVQREIQFMWHGQKRTLRNWRGNSKTITGQDANKKAQRSFRKSDIQRYISIKKDKISTARKTKQTRMFKKLATARFLRAFSSDKEAAIYFLPSAGNIAGVHQFGLTERIGNAKITYPSRQLLGLTPQEIRHIESQIIDFLSR